In Phaseolus vulgaris cultivar G19833 chromosome 3, P. vulgaris v2.0, whole genome shotgun sequence, the sequence TCCAGCCTTACTCCAATGTCCTTTATGACCGACATCTTTTTCTGGTAGAATTCTTCAACCATCTCCTTCACTGTATTTGGCTCTTCCACCCAATTACCTAAGTTATGGCAATGTATTCCTTTTTATCTCATTCCTTAACCTTCTCCATTTAATTGACGCATGAAAGTATTTTGATTTGGAATCCCCTTGCTTGATCCATAGTGCTCTTGACTTCTGTTGTAATAAGGATTCATTCCTCACATTTATATCCGGTAATTGGCTCAAGAGTTCTCTTCTTTCCCTAATCTTGTTCTCATCCAAGTTATCTATATCGTCACTCATATCCAGCTCTTGTATTTTCCTCAAAATATCAAGTTTTATCTTATCAGTATACCCAAAAACATCTTTATTCCATCCTTTCAGGTCACTCTTTAGCATTTTCAATTTCTCTTTTAACACTACTATTTCGTTGCCTTGCACCAAATAACTTTCCcattttcttttaacaaaattaTCAAACTCCTTATCTTCCTACCAAATATCTAGGAACCTGAATGGTTTTGGTCCCCAATCTACCACATTCGATTTTAGCACCAATGCACAGTGGTCATAAATTTGTCTATCTAAGACATATTGCTTACAATCTGGCCAATGTTGCAACCATTCAAAAGTAGTTAAAAACCTGTAAAGCCTACTCTTAGCTTTGCCATTAGGTCTATACCAAGTAAATTTTCTTCCGATACCGGGTATATCCACCATTTCCATTTCATCAATGAATTTATTAAAACCTTGTATTTCTCTCTTATTACCACTTGCCCGATTAATCCCCTTGCGTTCCCCTTCTTTTCTTATGGAATTGAAGTCCCCCAATATGCACCATGATTTGCAAGGTTCACTATgtctaatattttttagatcTTTCCACATTTGCATTTTGACGAGCAAATTACACGAAGAATACATGTTTACTATGACAACAAGAATACTATTCTCCTCAAAAAAACCGAAAAACACAATGAACTGACTATTAATTATGTGGTTAGaacatagtttttttttgtgcCAAATTGTGAGGATGCCCCCTGCCCCCTTAGATGGTTCACTATAGAGATAATCAATATCATTATCTCCCCACAACTGACAACATttattaaaactgaaatttaccATTCTTACTTCTTGCAAAAACACCATTGTTACACCTTCCTTTCTAATAATATCCTTAATATACCTCCGCCGCTGCAATGGAATTGGTTGGAAGTGCTATGATTGCCTCATTACAAGGTTTCTCATGGTGGGCGATAGCTTCATTGTTCCAGAGATGTCCAACCTGTTCTAATTCACCTATAGCATATGGTTTTTCAGTGTTGATCGGGCTTCCAAGAGATCCCTTCCACAACTTCTCCTCCTATGTGCTAACAGTTGGGCCTGTTTTCGAAATAAACTCTTTGTGATTTCGATTTCTACACCTCCCTTCCTCAGCCAAGTGGGTTGTTTGGTTCATCACACATTGGGCCGTTTCTGAAAGCCCATTCCACTTTGCCACGTCAGCCCTTCTTAGAGCCGTTGGGAATTCAGATCCTAGGTTTTCCTTTCCCGTAATGTGCAACGATTGGGTGTCGAGAAAGCTCCTAAGGGGTTTGCTAGAAAAGGCTCATAGCTTTGTAACGGTGCTATTGGTTCTGATCTCAGACGATTCTGTGCCGACAGAGACTGTGCATAACTCATTTCCACCATTGGTTCTTTGAAATCACGACTCCCCAATTGTCCTGATGCATGAGACGCTGTTAAATCCACCTCTGTTTCGACTCCCTCAGATTACATGTGAAGATTAATATATGAACTAAGTTACGTCGAGAGTATTCGTGGTGAATATGTGTTAgctaaaaattattattaacattcaAAATGTCGTACgtacataaaataatataatatatcacagacatttattaatataaagaaaaatattgtaaaatttaaaaataacatttttctaCAAGTCATAAGTTAACTAAATATACTAAATTCCTGTTGTAAGCATAGTCTCTTCCACCGTGAATGTTCGACCAATACACATTTTCATTATACCcgataacaaaaataataaccTGAATTATAAAACACAATACTTGTCCTagatgctgataaaaaaacaatactTGTCCTAGATAATCACGAAATGAAATGATGTAATAGATTGACTGGTGTAAACAATTGATAACCTGATCTTCTACATCCAATTCAATGCTAGTCATTCACTCTTGATTGTTGCATTTAGGGATGACAATGTGGGTTGGCCCGTCCCGCATAGGCCCAACCCACGTTTGGCCTGCAAAATACGGGTCGGGTTGATCCGCCCTGCGTAGTGAACGCAGACTGATTTCTCTGCCCCGTCAtgcatacatttttttttttaagaaattcaataaaattgtTTGCCActgaaaaattgaatataaaagaattcaatcaaaatatttGTTACTGAGAAACActgaataataaaattcaataattataagaaaaattaataaaaattgattataattgtataaaaactTGAACCTATGTTTGCTACTGTGATGTAAAACATCAAACATCaatattcttttctttaatttcaaacatagtcaaacatcaataattcaattaagataaaacatCAGACATCAATATTATTCAAGTTCAAAACATACTTAAACATCAAACAACTACACACTACATTAAAcatagaaaattcaaaaacatcaatattcttccatttcaataacattggatgcaATCTAATCCAATTTACAAATTTTGCAAATTAAGATCCtgtagaaaaatataaaataaatatataattaaaattaatggttCAACCAATTTGGTCATCGTACAAAATAAATGGTAATTgtacaaaataatattattttacttccACAATAAACAGGAAAAAAGAAATTATGGTTCAACTAGTTCAATCCAATTTGAAAAAACATTATTGACctgtttttctttatatattttgaatgtaTTAAACATAGTGTTTAACATAAGTACACAGTTGTTTTTGTACGTAGCAATAAAAATAATCTAAagaagtttatttatttatatatatattaattatactaACTAGATGTATTTAGTAATGGATatcacataataataataatttgaatgTTTAGTGTGCTTGACTTGGATAAATTATGAGATAAGAGTATTTTGAGAAGTTTATGATTTCCTTTAGATTCTTGTGT encodes:
- the LOC137839000 gene encoding uncharacterized protein, giving the protein MYSSCNLLVKMQMWKDLKNIRHSEPCKSWCILGDFNSIRKEGERKGINRASGNKREIQGFNKFIDEMEMVDIPGIGRKFTWYRPNGKAKSRLYRFLTTFEWLQHWPDCKQYVLDRQIYDHCALVLKSNVVDWGPKPFRFLDIW